From the genome of Geothrix sp. 21YS21S-4, one region includes:
- a CDS encoding HisA/HisF-related TIM barrel protein yields MQLIPSLDLMQGRLVRLRHGDPAQATFYDLIAEDWVAQLAAAGARRIHLVDLDGAFGRPRQGAFTEFPARFPHVRFQLGGGLRGRAAIEAVLDLGFDAVVGTLAVERPSALRGLPADRVIAALDLKGDRIVTRGWQTPSACASTDVFEALLSLGFDRALVTDVSRDGTLEGPGLDAAAQVAREGFRAQASGGLKSLADLEPLSRLAGVVGAISGKALMEGHIALDDPATRTALEGGA; encoded by the coding sequence GTGCAACTGATCCCCAGCCTCGATTTGATGCAGGGCCGGCTGGTGCGGCTCCGCCACGGCGATCCCGCCCAGGCCACGTTCTACGACCTCATCGCGGAGGACTGGGTGGCGCAGCTCGCCGCGGCGGGCGCCCGCCGCATCCACCTCGTGGATCTGGACGGCGCCTTCGGCAGGCCCCGCCAGGGGGCGTTCACCGAATTTCCCGCCCGCTTCCCCCATGTCCGCTTCCAGCTGGGCGGCGGCCTGCGGGGCCGCGCCGCCATCGAAGCCGTGCTGGACCTGGGCTTCGACGCGGTGGTGGGAACCCTGGCGGTGGAGCGGCCTTCCGCGCTCCGCGGCCTGCCCGCCGATCGCGTGATCGCGGCCCTCGACCTGAAGGGCGACCGGATCGTCACCCGCGGCTGGCAGACCCCCAGCGCCTGCGCCTCCACGGACGTATTCGAGGCCCTGCTGTCCCTGGGGTTCGACCGGGCGCTCGTCACGGACGTAAGCCGCGACGGGACCCTGGAAGGCCCCGGCCTCGACGCCGCGGCCCAGGTCGCCCGGGAGGGCTTCCGGGCGCAGGCGTCCGGCGGCCTCAAGAGCCTCGCCGACCTGGAGCCCCTGTCCCGCCTGGCGGGCGTGGTGGGCGCCATCAGCGGGAAGGCCCTGATGGAGGGGCACATCGCCCTGGACGATCCGGCCACCCGGACCGCCCTGGAAGGAGGGGCCTGA
- the hisF gene encoding imidazole glycerol phosphate synthase subunit HisF, whose translation MPAKRVIPCLDVKEGRVVKGVQFQGLRDLGHPVDLARRYDAEGADELVFLDIAASLENRGTREAWVRAVARELSIPFTVGGGVSSVEDARSLLRAGADKVAVNTAAALRPSLVSELAAAFGRQCVVAAVDVRRDPDLGWRVHLKGGTEPTGRAALDWLWELADLGAGEFLLTSMDRDGTGDGFDLPLLDLASQIPIPLIASGGAGTAAHFVEALEHGADAVLAATLFHENRLPIPRLKARLAQHGLTVRI comes from the coding sequence ATGCCCGCCAAGCGCGTGATCCCCTGCCTCGACGTGAAGGAGGGCCGGGTGGTGAAGGGGGTCCAGTTCCAGGGCCTCCGCGACCTCGGGCATCCGGTGGACCTCGCCCGCCGCTACGATGCGGAGGGCGCGGACGAGCTGGTCTTCCTGGACATCGCAGCGTCGCTGGAGAACCGGGGGACGCGGGAGGCCTGGGTCCGGGCCGTGGCGCGGGAACTCAGCATCCCCTTCACCGTGGGTGGCGGCGTGTCCAGCGTGGAGGACGCCCGGTCCCTGCTTCGGGCGGGCGCGGACAAGGTGGCCGTCAACACCGCAGCCGCCCTGCGTCCCTCGCTGGTTTCCGAACTGGCCGCCGCCTTCGGCCGCCAGTGCGTGGTGGCCGCCGTGGACGTGAGGCGCGATCCCGACCTGGGGTGGCGGGTCCACCTCAAGGGCGGGACGGAACCCACCGGCCGCGCGGCCCTGGACTGGCTGTGGGAACTCGCGGACCTCGGCGCCGGCGAGTTCCTGCTCACCTCCATGGACCGGGACGGCACCGGCGACGGCTTCGACCTGCCCCTGCTGGACCTGGCGTCCCAGATCCCCATTCCCCTCATCGCCTCCGGCGGCGCCGGCACGGCCGCCCATTTCGTGGAAGCCCTGGAACACGGTGCGGACGCGGTCCTCGCCGCCACCCTCTTCCACGAGAACCGCCTTCCCATTCCCCGCCTCAAGGCCCGCCTCGCCCAGCACGGGCTCACCGTACGGATCTGA
- a CDS encoding septal ring lytic transglycosylase RlpA family protein — MLSSLPTNWSKTCALWIHEIHVAFDPPTPVEPGKGGLLRLMRWSTPRVATLVALSFTLHCTRPPATAPDAASRPMGIQASEGQVYMEEGVASWYGGEDDGFAGRPTASGEVFDPEQYTCAHRTLPLGSFVEVENLSNRKRTVLRVNDRGPFVKGRMLDLSKRGAEDLGFAGHGTARVRLRTVDAMGVPTTLNAAAEKADPYVVQVASLSDPKNVETLTRELENAFGTVTLQAAATREGKPVKRVRVGSYTSREEAEKAAEEIAKHLKDRGVEPFITRQR, encoded by the coding sequence ATGCTGTCTTCCCTTCCTACCAACTGGAGCAAGACCTGCGCGCTGTGGATCCACGAGATCCATGTCGCGTTCGATCCTCCAACGCCGGTGGAACCCGGGAAAGGCGGGCTGCTGAGGCTGATGCGCTGGAGCACGCCCCGCGTCGCCACCCTGGTGGCCCTCAGTTTCACCCTCCATTGCACCCGTCCCCCCGCGACCGCGCCGGACGCCGCCTCCCGTCCCATGGGGATCCAGGCCAGCGAGGGTCAGGTCTACATGGAGGAGGGCGTCGCCAGCTGGTACGGCGGCGAGGACGACGGGTTCGCGGGCCGGCCCACGGCCAGCGGCGAGGTCTTCGATCCCGAGCAGTACACCTGCGCCCACCGCACCCTGCCCCTGGGGAGCTTCGTGGAAGTGGAGAACCTCTCCAACCGGAAGCGGACTGTCCTTCGCGTGAACGACCGCGGCCCCTTCGTGAAGGGGCGGATGCTGGATCTCTCCAAGCGGGGGGCCGAGGACCTCGGCTTCGCAGGCCACGGCACAGCCCGCGTCCGTCTGCGGACGGTGGACGCCATGGGCGTGCCCACCACCTTGAACGCGGCGGCGGAGAAGGCCGATCCCTATGTGGTCCAGGTGGCCTCGCTGTCCGATCCCAAGAATGTCGAGACACTTACGCGCGAACTTGAAAACGCCTTCGGAACCGTCACCCTGCAGGCCGCGGCCACCCGCGAAGGAAAGCCGGTGAAGCGGGTGCGGGTCGGCAGCTATACCAGCCGCGAAGAGGCCGAGAAGGCGGCGGAAGAGATCGCCAAGCACCTCAAGGACCGCGGTGTCGAACCCTTCATCACCCGCCAGCGCTGA
- the hisH gene encoding imidazole glycerol phosphate synthase subunit HisH, whose translation MSTVTLIDYDAGNLASMEGALERLNLPFVRAASPDQAAPEGPIILPGVGHFETAQRSLRDRGWWRHLPGLVADGRPVLGICLGLQLLAEGSEEAPRASGLGLIPGIVRRLGPGVKVPHMGWSRVHRRYPHPGLPDPGGAWLYFVHSYALEPTAETVYTADHGRPFAAIEARGNVLGFQPHPEKSGAAGLMLLQAALAWMGAVASLPEAPCN comes from the coding sequence ATGAGCACCGTCACCCTCATCGACTATGACGCCGGGAACCTGGCGTCCATGGAAGGCGCCCTGGAGCGGCTGAACCTGCCCTTCGTCCGCGCCGCCTCCCCCGACCAGGCCGCTCCCGAGGGGCCCATCATCCTGCCCGGCGTGGGCCACTTCGAGACCGCGCAGCGCTCCCTCCGGGATCGCGGCTGGTGGCGCCACCTGCCCGGCTTGGTGGCCGACGGGCGGCCCGTGCTGGGCATCTGCCTGGGCCTCCAACTGCTGGCGGAGGGCAGCGAAGAAGCGCCCCGGGCCTCGGGCCTGGGATTGATCCCCGGCATCGTCCGCCGGCTGGGTCCGGGCGTGAAGGTGCCCCACATGGGCTGGAGCCGCGTCCACCGCCGCTATCCCCATCCCGGCCTGCCCGATCCCGGGGGCGCGTGGCTCTATTTCGTCCACAGCTACGCCCTGGAGCCCACGGCGGAGACCGTCTACACCGCCGATCACGGACGCCCCTTCGCCGCCATCGAAGCCCGGGGGAACGTCCTGGGATTCCAGCCCCATCCCGAGAAGTCCGGCGCCGCAGGCCTGATGCTGCTCCAGGCGGCCCTGGCGTGGATGGGCGCGGTGGCTTCCCTTCCGGAGGCGCCGTGCAACTGA
- the hisIE gene encoding bifunctional phosphoribosyl-AMP cyclohydrolase/phosphoribosyl-ATP diphosphatase HisIE, with translation MNPETLRFGPDGLIPGIVQSLAGEVRMLAWLNREALQRTLDTGFVTFWSRSRQALWVKGATSGNRLRLLQIRPDCDRDALLILAEPEGPTCHRGTESCFDGEAAPATLPWLGRLEALLKARKAAADPAGSYTQKLFAQGVDRIAKKVVEEAGEVVIAAKNDDREAFLGEAADLLFHLELLLLDRGASLLDVVETLHRRHADRAGGTA, from the coding sequence ATGAACCCCGAGACCCTCCGCTTCGGCCCCGACGGCCTCATTCCCGGCATCGTCCAGAGCCTCGCCGGCGAGGTCCGGATGCTGGCCTGGCTCAACCGCGAAGCCCTCCAGCGCACCCTCGACACCGGCTTCGTCACCTTCTGGAGCCGCTCCCGCCAGGCCCTCTGGGTGAAGGGCGCGACCAGCGGAAATCGGCTGCGCCTGCTCCAGATCCGACCCGACTGCGATCGCGACGCCCTGCTCATCCTGGCCGAACCCGAAGGACCGACCTGCCACCGCGGCACGGAGAGCTGCTTCGACGGCGAAGCGGCGCCCGCCACGCTGCCCTGGCTCGGCCGGCTGGAAGCGCTGCTGAAGGCGCGGAAGGCCGCGGCGGATCCCGCGGGCAGCTACACGCAGAAGCTCTTCGCTCAGGGCGTGGACCGCATCGCCAAGAAGGTGGTGGAGGAGGCCGGAGAAGTGGTGATCGCCGCGAAGAACGACGACCGCGAAGCGTTTCTCGGCGAGGCGGCGGACCTGCTGTTCCACCTGGAGCTGCTGCTGCTGGACCGCGGCGCGAGCCTGCTGGACGTGGTGGAGACCCTCCACCGCCGCCACGCGGATCGGGCCGGAGGAACGGCCTGA
- the hisB gene encoding imidazoleglycerol-phosphate dehydratase HisB produces MRTASLHRATAETDVALTLHLDGGEARIATGLGYFDHMLMQLAKHGGFGLTVDAKGDLPVDSHHLVEDVGLCLGDALKTALGDRAGLARFAHAYVPLDEALARVVVDLSGRPWCEFHADLPPVILGDGFQVEMVREFFVALAMRGGLALHADLLRGVNTHHKVEALFKALAQALRRATRLEGGGVPSTKGTLSA; encoded by the coding sequence ATGAGAACCGCCTCCCTGCACCGCGCTACCGCCGAGACCGACGTGGCCCTCACGCTGCATCTGGACGGGGGCGAGGCCCGCATCGCCACCGGCCTCGGCTACTTCGACCACATGCTGATGCAGCTCGCCAAGCACGGCGGCTTCGGCCTGACGGTCGACGCGAAGGGCGACCTGCCCGTGGACAGCCACCACCTCGTGGAGGACGTGGGCCTGTGCCTGGGCGACGCCCTCAAGACGGCGCTGGGCGACCGCGCGGGGCTCGCCCGGTTCGCCCACGCCTACGTCCCCCTGGACGAGGCCCTCGCCCGGGTGGTGGTGGACCTGTCGGGCCGCCCCTGGTGCGAATTCCACGCGGACCTGCCGCCGGTGATCCTCGGCGATGGGTTCCAGGTGGAGATGGTCCGCGAATTCTTCGTGGCCCTAGCCATGCGCGGCGGCCTCGCCCTCCATGCGGATCTGCTGCGGGGCGTCAACACCCACCACAAGGTCGAGGCCCTGTTCAAGGCCCTGGCCCAAGCGCTCCGCCGGGCCACGCGCCTCGAAGGCGGCGGCGTGCCTTCCACGAAGGGGACCCTGTCCGCATGA
- a CDS encoding DUF4388 domain-containing protein has product MSLPALKDLFARHRTKATGLWRLGQEPQRTVFLEGGDIVFAASTHPLDRLTHLLVERGKLTQAQLDYAMANLNPAMSIGKNLIEMGFITQRDLLDVARSQVERVVWAGMAETADAPAFEAKELESTTVRLPFDTPAVLLGGVLNLKDRERLLDELGPLNQVVVLEGRRHQELTLPADLVRIPGLLDGSRTLLELSRESGVEPFRLGAFVLFLREMGWARLHELPPLDRRALELALDPPPQAISPALPEAPPTPPASLFAEIHASQHPTTNLEHLSEALDRLGPEDELEDPFPPEAGLLTGPLFGGAEEFPLAPALTPPVEPPPPAELAVPIQHEAEGTAEIPDAPDPEPSRPSRWPWLLVAIALVAVGLGMGVRWYRHRPAHEPLEAIPAPVQPPQEERKAEPAPTAAEPPPSTQAPAPVPAPAVESKPEPPAPASNQERLQAIVEGKWKAALAQGAAHRELVRGKWSLRLEIACQESTVQHAVGLLKNLDPDVFLVPIAMRDGRTCYQLFFGAYGSEAAARAAAKRLPAPFRAEGNRPKPFRVNQIPDRQ; this is encoded by the coding sequence ATGAGCCTTCCGGCCCTCAAGGATCTGTTCGCCCGGCACCGGACGAAGGCCACGGGCCTGTGGCGCCTGGGCCAGGAGCCCCAGCGCACGGTCTTCCTGGAGGGCGGAGACATCGTGTTCGCCGCCAGCACGCACCCGCTGGACCGGCTGACCCACCTGCTGGTGGAGCGGGGGAAGCTCACCCAGGCCCAGCTCGACTACGCCATGGCCAACCTCAATCCGGCCATGTCCATCGGCAAGAACCTGATCGAGATGGGGTTCATCACCCAGCGCGACCTGCTGGACGTGGCCCGCTCCCAGGTGGAGCGGGTGGTGTGGGCCGGCATGGCCGAGACGGCCGACGCGCCCGCCTTCGAGGCCAAAGAGCTGGAATCCACCACCGTCCGGCTGCCCTTCGACACCCCGGCGGTGCTTCTGGGCGGCGTCCTGAATCTAAAGGACCGGGAGCGCCTCCTGGACGAGCTGGGTCCCCTCAACCAGGTGGTCGTCCTCGAAGGGCGGCGCCACCAGGAGCTGACCCTTCCCGCCGACCTGGTGCGGATCCCGGGCCTGCTGGACGGCAGCCGCACGCTGCTGGAGCTCAGCCGGGAATCCGGCGTGGAGCCCTTCCGCCTGGGCGCCTTCGTCCTGTTTCTGCGAGAGATGGGCTGGGCCCGCCTCCACGAGCTGCCCCCCCTGGACCGCAGGGCCCTGGAACTCGCCTTGGATCCCCCTCCCCAGGCCATCAGCCCGGCCCTGCCAGAGGCCCCGCCCACGCCCCCCGCGTCCCTCTTCGCGGAAATCCACGCCAGCCAGCACCCCACCACCAATCTGGAGCACCTGTCCGAGGCCCTGGATCGCCTGGGCCCCGAGGACGAGCTGGAGGATCCCTTCCCCCCCGAGGCGGGACTTCTCACCGGCCCCCTGTTCGGCGGGGCCGAGGAGTTTCCGTTGGCTCCGGCCCTCACCCCTCCCGTGGAACCGCCTCCCCCGGCGGAGCTTGCGGTCCCCATCCAGCACGAAGCCGAAGGCACCGCCGAAATCCCGGACGCGCCGGACCCGGAGCCTTCCCGCCCTTCCCGGTGGCCCTGGCTGCTGGTGGCCATCGCCTTGGTCGCCGTGGGTCTGGGGATGGGAGTCCGGTGGTATCGGCATCGGCCCGCCCATGAGCCCCTAGAGGCGATCCCCGCTCCCGTGCAGCCCCCCCAGGAAGAGCGAAAGGCGGAACCGGCCCCCACGGCAGCCGAGCCTCCTCCATCCACCCAGGCCCCTGCTCCAGTCCCTGCGCCAGCCGTCGAATCCAAGCCCGAGCCCCCCGCCCCGGCCTCCAACCAGGAGCGCCTCCAGGCCATCGTGGAGGGGAAGTGGAAGGCGGCCCTCGCCCAGGGGGCAGCGCACCGGGAACTGGTCCGGGGCAAGTGGTCCCTCCGCCTGGAGATCGCCTGCCAGGAGAGCACCGTCCAGCACGCCGTGGGCCTGCTGAAGAATCTGGATCCCGACGTGTTCCTCGTGCCCATCGCCATGCGGGACGGACGCACGTGCTACCAGCTGTTCTTCGGGGCGTACGGCTCCGAGGCCGCCGCCCGGGCCGCAGCCAAGCGGTTGCCCGCCCCCTTCCGGGCTGAGGGCAACCGTCCCAAGCCCTTCCGGGTGAACCAGATCCCCGACCGCCAGTAG
- the lpxC gene encoding UDP-3-O-acyl-N-acetylglucosamine deacetylase — translation MPRSTAPQTLSREITISGHGLHGNRPCSVRLVPVDAPTGLVFVHTLTGTEIPAKAGLAGDLVLSTTLLKDGVRLQTIEHLLSALSGLEVEHLRIEVDAEELPILDGSAAPWADAILAAGVKALSGRRRFMKIIRPVEVRNGDRWIRALPYAGLRLRYVIDFPVPALGRQSRELTLTPEKYRRELGAARTFCLAHEIDAMRARGLALGGSLDNAVVFGAEGPLNDSLRYEDEAVRHKMLDLVGDLALLGAPLLGLVEAHAAGHALHVALVQAILGDPGCWEWTEEAEPAAVRFFFQPAGLHVAAQTA, via the coding sequence ATGCCCCGCAGCACCGCACCCCAGACCCTGAGCCGCGAGATCACCATCTCGGGCCACGGGCTGCACGGAAACCGCCCCTGCTCCGTGCGGCTGGTGCCGGTGGACGCGCCCACGGGCCTCGTTTTCGTCCATACCCTCACCGGGACCGAGATCCCGGCGAAGGCGGGGCTGGCGGGCGATCTGGTGCTGTCCACCACCCTTCTCAAGGACGGCGTGCGGCTCCAGACCATCGAGCACCTCCTGTCCGCGCTGTCGGGCCTGGAGGTCGAGCATCTCCGCATCGAGGTGGACGCCGAGGAACTCCCCATCCTGGACGGCAGCGCTGCGCCCTGGGCGGACGCCATCCTCGCCGCGGGCGTGAAGGCCCTTTCCGGCCGCCGCCGGTTCATGAAGATCATCCGTCCCGTGGAAGTGCGGAATGGGGATCGCTGGATCCGAGCGCTTCCCTACGCCGGCTTGCGGCTCCGGTACGTCATCGATTTCCCCGTGCCCGCCCTGGGCCGCCAGAGCCGCGAGCTCACCCTCACGCCCGAGAAATATCGCCGGGAACTGGGCGCCGCCCGCACCTTCTGCCTGGCCCACGAGATCGACGCCATGCGCGCTCGGGGCTTGGCCCTCGGCGGAAGCCTGGACAACGCCGTGGTCTTCGGCGCCGAGGGCCCCCTGAACGATTCCCTCCGCTACGAGGACGAGGCCGTCCGCCACAAGATGCTCGACCTGGTGGGCGATCTGGCGCTGCTCGGCGCGCCGCTGCTCGGCCTGGTGGAAGCCCACGCCGCGGGCCACGCCCTGCACGTGGCTTTGGTCCAGGCCATCCTGGGCGATCCCGGCTGCTGGGAGTGGACCGAGGAAGCCGAACCCGCCGCGGTGCGGTTCTTCTTCCAGCCCGCCGGCCTCCACGTCGCCGCCCAGACCGCCTGA
- the hisD gene encoding histidinol dehydrogenase, with translation MAGLARNGETEADTRAAVAAILADVRREGLPAVLAWTERLDGVRLDPATLRIPEAALQEARVDLDRRRPELMDALREMIARIRRFAEGQRTCLRDLELALPEGGTVGERWCPLRTAGVYIPGGRAFYPSTLAMTVIPAQVAGVARIVGVTPPKPQSTLPGAWGVDPLVLACAAELGLTELYPFGGAQALAWLAFGEPAVDLVAGPGNRFVAEAKRQLIGTCGIDALAGPTELLVIADGGADPAWLAEDLLAQAEHDPDAAAVLVSADRPLLEAVGRELEVRVAASPRRAVLEQSLGAHGRLVRADRATAIALAQAWAPEHLELCVEDPEAWLPFLTTAGAVFIGNASAEAFGDYGAGPNHVLPTDRSARHTSPLGVATFLKRQSLLRLAPADAAAMAPWVQRLAEAEGLVHHGRSAGLRAAHHHP, from the coding sequence GTGGCCGGGCTGGCGCGAAACGGGGAGACGGAAGCGGATACGCGCGCAGCCGTGGCCGCCATCCTGGCGGACGTGCGCCGCGAGGGATTGCCTGCGGTGCTCGCCTGGACGGAGCGGCTCGACGGCGTCCGGCTGGATCCGGCGACCCTCCGCATCCCGGAAGCTGCCTTGCAGGAAGCCCGCGTCGATCTGGACCGCCGGCGACCGGAGTTGATGGACGCCCTGCGGGAGATGATCGCCCGCATCCGCCGCTTCGCCGAAGGCCAGCGCACGTGCCTCCGCGATCTGGAGCTGGCTCTGCCGGAAGGCGGGACCGTGGGCGAGCGGTGGTGTCCCCTGCGGACGGCCGGCGTCTACATCCCCGGCGGCCGGGCCTTCTATCCCTCCACCCTCGCGATGACCGTGATTCCCGCGCAGGTGGCGGGCGTGGCGCGGATCGTGGGCGTCACGCCCCCCAAGCCCCAGTCCACCCTCCCCGGCGCCTGGGGCGTGGATCCTCTGGTGCTCGCCTGCGCGGCAGAATTGGGCCTTACGGAGCTGTATCCCTTCGGGGGCGCCCAGGCACTGGCGTGGCTGGCTTTCGGCGAACCCGCGGTGGATCTGGTCGCCGGACCGGGCAACCGGTTCGTGGCCGAAGCCAAGCGCCAGCTCATCGGGACCTGCGGAATCGACGCCCTGGCGGGCCCCACGGAATTGCTGGTGATCGCGGACGGCGGCGCCGATCCCGCCTGGCTCGCCGAAGACCTGCTGGCCCAGGCTGAGCACGATCCCGACGCCGCTGCCGTCCTGGTGAGCGCGGACAGGCCGCTCCTGGAGGCTGTCGGCCGGGAGTTGGAAGTCCGCGTGGCCGCTTCCCCCCGCCGGGCCGTCCTCGAGCAGAGCCTCGGCGCCCACGGACGGCTGGTCCGGGCGGACCGGGCCACGGCCATCGCCCTCGCGCAGGCCTGGGCGCCGGAGCACCTGGAGTTGTGCGTGGAGGATCCGGAAGCCTGGCTGCCCTTCCTCACGACCGCGGGCGCCGTGTTCATCGGGAACGCCAGCGCAGAGGCCTTCGGCGACTACGGCGCGGGGCCCAACCACGTCCTGCCCACGGACCGCAGCGCCCGGCACACCAGCCCACTGGGCGTGGCCACCTTCCTCAAGCGCCAGAGTCTCCTGCGCCTGGCCCCGGCGGACGCGGCGGCCATGGCCCCGTGGGTCCAGCGGCTGGCGGAGGCCGAGGGCCTGGTCCATCACGGGCGCAGCGCGGGGCTCCGCGCCGCCCACCACCATCCTTAG
- a CDS encoding aminotransferase class I/II-fold pyridoxal phosphate-dependent enzyme: MPFLRPDLADLPAYRRPPEAEEGRRLHMNEAAEGWPEAARMALLARLRDLPFHRYPERQAELTERLRKRLGAPEGGLLLGPSSGALLDLVAMAGLRPGDEAAVPDPGFSLYPLLARRHGGRTRPVPQGTGFPLAPWFEALDCRQLWITLPNNPTGAWVTPEDLEPLLEAAAARPEPPLVVLDEAYAEFAPATHRLAVDRYPNVLLLRTFSKALASAAWRLGYFLGDPALIGRLATLQLPYSLPAASLEALDVALDFAADFDVAVRAIPGRRDRLAASLKAHRAAPSAANFLHIAPDPSDPLEAAGLKVRRLPGSDAARVTVGTEEETAATAAALGGTLPAPRPSARRRLLVLDIDGVLIDADRSFMEAVSRALGDLRPALPWSDEIFRAFKRVGGFNNDFRLAAGALALAEEFGDGDLLPVLAEAQGRGFPRLEARMRALEPRAQAAVQKHYADTVRLERPLATRAELEITGWDLAVLTGRPPEELELAWRVLDFRLPAVCDAAPHLRKPEPAGLLQLADAFRAEEVLFVGDTVDDAACLRAAATLRAEVAWRFAAVGPDRARFAEAGDLQSATLRDLLPMLSQELP; the protein is encoded by the coding sequence ATGCCCTTTCTCCGGCCCGACCTCGCCGACCTCCCCGCCTACCGCCGGCCGCCCGAAGCCGAGGAGGGCCGGCGGCTGCACATGAACGAGGCCGCGGAGGGCTGGCCGGAAGCCGCCCGGATGGCGCTCCTCGCGCGGCTGCGGGACCTGCCCTTCCACCGCTACCCCGAGCGCCAGGCCGAGCTGACCGAGCGCCTGCGGAAACGCCTGGGCGCCCCGGAAGGGGGGTTGCTGCTGGGGCCCTCCAGCGGCGCGCTGCTCGACCTGGTGGCCATGGCCGGCCTCCGTCCCGGCGATGAAGCGGCGGTGCCGGATCCGGGCTTCAGCCTCTATCCCCTGCTGGCCCGCCGCCACGGCGGACGGACGCGGCCGGTGCCCCAGGGCACGGGCTTCCCCCTCGCGCCCTGGTTCGAGGCCCTCGACTGCCGCCAGCTTTGGATCACGCTGCCCAACAATCCCACCGGCGCGTGGGTCACACCGGAGGACCTGGAGCCCCTTCTGGAAGCCGCCGCCGCGCGGCCCGAACCACCCCTGGTGGTGCTCGACGAGGCCTACGCGGAGTTCGCGCCCGCCACCCACCGGCTGGCGGTGGACCGCTACCCGAACGTCCTCCTGCTCCGCACCTTCAGCAAGGCCCTGGCCTCCGCCGCCTGGCGCCTCGGCTACTTCCTGGGCGACCCGGCCCTGATCGGCCGCCTCGCCACCCTCCAACTGCCGTATTCCCTTCCGGCCGCCAGCCTGGAAGCCCTGGACGTGGCCCTGGATTTCGCCGCTGATTTCGACGTCGCCGTGCGCGCCATCCCCGGGCGCCGCGACCGGCTGGCGGCCTCGCTGAAAGCCCATCGCGCCGCGCCCAGCGCCGCCAACTTCCTCCACATCGCGCCCGACCCGTCAGATCCGCTGGAGGCCGCCGGCCTGAAGGTGCGCCGCCTGCCCGGCTCGGACGCGGCCCGCGTCACCGTGGGCACGGAAGAGGAAACCGCCGCCACCGCCGCGGCCCTGGGAGGAACGCTCCCCGCCCCCCGTCCCTCCGCGCGGCGCCGGCTCCTGGTCCTGGACATCGACGGCGTCCTCATCGACGCGGACCGCAGCTTCATGGAGGCCGTGAGCCGGGCTCTGGGCGACCTGCGCCCCGCCCTGCCCTGGTCCGATGAGATCTTCCGCGCCTTCAAGCGCGTCGGCGGATTCAACAACGACTTCCGCCTGGCGGCGGGAGCCCTGGCCCTGGCGGAGGAATTCGGCGACGGGGACCTCCTGCCGGTCCTGGCGGAGGCCCAGGGACGGGGCTTCCCCCGCCTGGAAGCCCGCATGCGGGCGCTGGAGCCGCGGGCCCAGGCCGCCGTGCAGAAGCACTACGCCGACACGGTCCGCCTGGAGCGTCCCCTCGCCACCCGGGCCGAGCTGGAAATCACGGGCTGGGACCTGGCCGTCCTCACGGGCCGGCCACCGGAGGAACTGGAACTGGCCTGGCGGGTTCTGGATTTCCGCCTGCCCGCCGTGTGCGACGCCGCGCCCCACCTTCGGAAGCCGGAACCGGCAGGGCTCCTCCAGCTGGCGGACGCGTTCCGGGCGGAGGAGGTGCTCTTCGTTGGGGACACCGTGGACGACGCCGCCTGCCTCCGCGCCGCCGCGACCCTCCGGGCCGAGGTGGCCTGGCGCTTCGCGGCCGTGGGGCCCGACCGCGCCCGGTTCGCGGAGGCTGGGGATCTCCAATCCGCGACCCTGCGGGACCTTCTGCCGATGCTCAGCCAGGAGCTGCCATGA
- a CDS encoding IspD/TarI family cytidylyltransferase, translating to MSNPSSPASADPLRPFLVIPGGGRGLRMGGGVPKQFRDWGGRPLLQATVEAFLAPGMPPLAGIALAVPESHFTDVKAWTFSVPCWPVLGGDTRQQSVWAALRALPDQPLAPVMIHDAVRPFPPTAPLWEALDELNRFDGVLLGEASTDTLKRVDDQGRVLGTEPREAFFRAQTPQIARLGTWLRAFEAAEAAGFTGTDDVALLERLDLAVKLIPSPSSNLKLTTPEDWDRTRPG from the coding sequence GTGTCGAACCCTTCATCACCCGCCAGCGCTGATCCCCTGCGCCCCTTTCTCGTCATCCCGGGCGGAGGCCGGGGATTGCGCATGGGCGGGGGCGTTCCCAAGCAATTCCGGGACTGGGGCGGCCGGCCTTTGCTCCAGGCGACGGTGGAAGCCTTCCTCGCGCCGGGGATGCCGCCCCTCGCCGGGATCGCCCTCGCCGTGCCCGAGTCCCACTTCACCGACGTGAAGGCCTGGACCTTTTCCGTCCCCTGCTGGCCGGTCCTCGGCGGCGACACCCGCCAGCAGTCGGTGTGGGCGGCCCTGCGCGCCCTTCCGGACCAGCCCCTGGCCCCCGTGATGATCCACGACGCCGTCCGCCCCTTCCCTCCCACGGCCCCCCTCTGGGAGGCCCTGGACGAACTCAACCGCTTCGACGGCGTGCTCCTCGGAGAAGCCTCCACGGACACCCTCAAACGGGTGGACGATCAGGGCCGGGTCCTGGGCACCGAGCCCCGCGAGGCCTTTTTCCGGGCCCAGACCCCCCAGATCGCCCGCCTGGGCACCTGGCTCCGCGCCTTCGAGGCGGCCGAAGCGGCGGGATTCACAGGCACGGACGACGTGGCGCTGCTGGAACGGCTGGACTTGGCCGTCAAGCTGATCCCCAGCCCCAGCTCCAACCTCAAGCTCACCACCCCCGAGGACTGGGATCGGACCCGTCCGGGCTAG